In Pristis pectinata isolate sPriPec2 chromosome 26, sPriPec2.1.pri, whole genome shotgun sequence, the genomic stretch gtaaaaattgtgtataatttatggttaatttatagTTCTCTATgacgcttatctgatgctctgtgcctgtgatgctgctgcaagtaagtttttcattgcacctgtgcacacatggacttgtgcatgtggcaatcaACTcgatttgactttgactttgaataaacAGATGAACATTGGATTAAAGGTTTCTGGTGAAGCACACATGTATGAACCCCTGAACTATTTGTGGTTGTTAATAATCTCAAAAGCTCTTCTTCATTAATGATCTGTAATGTTTGAAACACACGACTATAATCAGGGAAAGAATAATTAGCAACATTGATATATTTAGCACATTACATAGTGCTCTTGAATCACGAGGTTTCAGAGAGACACCTTTCTCATACTTACACCGTCAACATCAAAATTACTTTTCCGCACCAAAACGACATTCCACATTCTTGCTTGTTTTCTAAGTTATGCTATTGTGTCAACCATTCTGCCCACACAGGGCAAAGTTCACACATCCacaacgagaggttggacaaacttggattgttttctctggggcggcggatgcttaggggagacctgatagaggtttatgaaattatgacaggcatagatagacggtcagaatctttttcccaggatagaaatatcaaatactagaggacatgcatttacagtgagaagggctaagttcaaaggagatgtgcaggcgagttttttacacagagatgggctgggtgcctgggacgggctgccaggggtgggggtggaggcagatacgatagtggtgtgtaagaggctgttagacagacacatgaatctgcaggggatggagggacgtggatcacgtgcaggcagaagagatttagtttaattcggcatcgtgttcggcacagacatcatgggccgtaGGCGCTGTTCTATGTAATGTTCTATATAATGACATGCACTTCCcctcacagacacagacacacgcacatgTACACATCCCACACTTACAGCAGGTGCATAAACTTCCACACAGAGCAAAACACACTCCTCATTCAAACACTGACATTCTTCCCttcctacacacacacacgtgcacacccACATACAAATGCAAACACCCACCCTCATACCCGTTtgtgcccacacacacaccccgcacacaaacacacacagccacacacacagccacacccaatcacacctacacacacccacacccacccacccaggcacacacatacacactgccacccacacacccacccacacacacacacacccacacacaaccacacacacacgcacacatgcacacacacacccacacacacacagacagacacagacatccacacacacacctacacacacagacatccacacacacagacatacactacacacatacacacaccccccacacacacccgcacacacacaccccacacacaacaccccacacagatacacacacacccacacacacacacacaccacggacacacacacagacacccccccccccccacacacacacacacacacacccacacacaccagttACAGGTAAACTCAACCCTTTCCCCGTCCCTCACCACTCCCGGAGAGCGGACACCAGAACACACGATGAACAGCCTTTCCCCGGGACCGCAGCCCGTGCACAGGGCAGCGTTTCACCGGGATCGGGTGTCAGGACAATAGCTCAGCTCAAGGGTTGATTTGACACGGACCTCAGCACGAACTGACGCCGATCGAATTACAAACATCGCACCGACCCGGAGCGAAGAGCAGGCTGCCAGCGCGCATCTCACCAGACGGGACAGAAGTTCAACAAATCACGGCGTTAACTTTCCCTCCGCACGGCGACCCCGCCGCCCGGAGCTGAGGGACCGTCCGGCTACAGACCCGCCGGGAGAAAGAGCAACGGAGCCCCAGGGCTCAGCCCGGGAGGGTGCCCGTGTTCCCGGCGCGTTTGCAATCCCTTCCCGGCCGTGGGCGAGGTCGGTCGCCGGCACTGGAAGCTGCAGCGACTGCAACCTCCAGTCGTTCGGAACCCCGGGGAGGGATGGTGCCGGCGCCGCTGAAACTTGGGCGAGTCCCGGGCGTGATCGGCGCCACCCTCCCGGGCTCGGTGCTGGTTTaggatcggtggggggggggggggggttgcaggcgGGGGTTTAAGCCACACCTCCCTGTGAGGGGCGGAGTAGCGGGGCTGGGGGTGTCTGTGGACAGGCAGCCGGCACTGGGCGGCTGCAGCCAGTCACCCACCATGCTGCCGTGGCGGAGGAGCAAGGCGGTGCTGGTAGAGGAGGAGCAGGAGAACCGGCGCAAGGCGAAGGCTTGGCCGCCCTACCGCTCGCTGCTGGCCTCGTTGGCCCGGGCTTGCCCCGGCTTCTGGCCCGACTGCCCTCTCCGGCGGCTGGGCGGCGTGTTCAGGTGCCGGCGGCGCAAGGTGCAGCTGAGCCGGGAGCAGCCGAGCCACAGCGTGCGGTACCTGGGCAACGTGGTCACCCTGCGCTCCCGGGGCGACGGCTGCACAGACGACGTGGTGGACAAGATCTGGAGCCGGAGCGAGCAGGGCACGGTCGGTGCCAGGATGCAGCTGAGCATCAGCCCCCATGGGATCCGCCTGTGCCCCGCCGACGGCCACTCGGGCCATCTCTACCTGCTGCGCCGGATCACCCACTGCGGAGCCGACGCCCAGCGCCCCAAGGTGTTCGCCTGGGTCTACCGGCATCAGCTGAGGAACAAGGCGGTGCTGCTCCGGTGCCACGCCGTGCGGCTCAGCAAGGCGGCCAAAGCCCGGGACATCGCCCTGCTCCTGCTGCGCACCTCCAGCTCGGCCTTCAACGACTTCAAGCGGCTCAAGAGGCTGGAGGACGCGCGGCACCGCCGGCAGCAGCGGCTGGGCTCCCTGGCGCTGCCCCTGGTGCCGCTTCGGCGGCTGCTCAACTCTGAGTGCCCGTACCGGGGCTGGCGGGGGCCGCCGGGGCTCGGAGTCATCGCCGAGGACGTGGCGGGCGAGCAGGAGGACGGCGAGGCCGACGTGGGCGGCATCTCCCGGAGGGTCGGTTCCTGCACCCTCGCCGACGAGGCGCCGTCCCCGGCCGCTTGCTCCAACGGGTCCTCGCCGGCTTCCAACTGAGCCGGGGGGAGGTGCTCCCCCCTCCAGCTCCCGCTCCCTCTCTTGTTTCCCAcccccgtccccctcccacctccccgtctccacctcccctcacctcccctgctccctcccctatctccccctccccaatcccctccccatctccccctccccaatcccctccccatctccccctccacctcccctcacctcccctctccacctcccctacccccctccccctccccaatcccctccccatctccccctccacctcccctcacctcccctctccacctcccctaccccccttcccacctccccctccccaatcccctccccatctccccctccacctcccctcacctcccctctccacctcccctacccccctcccctatctccccctccccacctccccctccccaatcccctccccatctccccctccacctcccctcacctcccctctccacctcccctacccccctcccctatctccccctccccacctccccctccccaatcctctccccatctccccctcctcttctccacctcccctcacctcccctccacctcccctacccccctatctccccctcccctatctccccctccccaatctccccctccccaatctccccctccccatctccccctccacctccccctcctcacctcccctccacctccccctctccacctccccctcacctccacctcccctatcccccctccctacctccccctctccacctacCCTAtcgcccctccccatctcccctccacctcccctatctcccctcctctatctccccccaccaccttctccagcccatctccccctcccacttcactgccccctcccctccctccccaccctcctcttcACTACCCTcttcaccccctccactcccaccccaacctcctctccacctcctccaaccctccctctccatccccctcGCCCTCCAATCCCACCCAGATTCCTCCCCCCGCCCTCTCTCTATCCCCGCTCCCCATTTAAACCCCTCCGTTCCTGGCTCCGACTCCTTGGGGCAATCCGACCCGGGCTGAACGGGGTGACCACGGACAGAGTCAGCAAACTGCCGGTGGCCGGTGGCGCGTTCCAAACGAACCGACAGAGCCCGGCCGATCAGAGCAACGCCGCTGAATCCGGGGGGTACCGACCGCGGGCAGAGGCAGGGTCGCTGCTAACAATCGGCGCGGTGGTAGAGCATCAAGGAACCAAGAGTGGCCAATGCATATCTCTAGCTATCATTCCACTGAGGTTTTTATCCGATTACATTCCAATGTGGATATATTTGGGAGTATGGGCTGTTACAATTCAAACGGGTTAATTCTTGGAGTAAATGAATGGGTTCTTGACTGGTTACTGGACACGGAGCTGCCGCTTGGACTAATTCACTCGTCCGAAGGATGAAATTGCCACGCATTCTTATCTGACAGACGAGGGTCAGCGGGAGATGGAGCTGGTCGCTGGCTGCAgtgtgtggagacacaggagacttcaGCTGCCAGAATTGGGGGCAACTtacaaaaaagctggaggaactcagcgggtcgggtagcgtctgtggagggaggtggacacagtcaacgtttcgggtcgggacccatttccctccacagacgctgcctgactcgtTGGGTTCTTCTACTTTATTTGTGTGTTGCGCTTTCTGGAGTGTGCCGGGCTTTACGCAGGTCTTGCAGTCCCGaggaagggtctggacccgaaatgtcgactgtccccccacagacgctgcccgaccagctgagtcctccagcagtttgtgagttgctccagagtccagcgtcTACAGCCTCCCGTGTCTCCTTTACGCAGTTATTGTCATATCAATATTTTTACAGGCTGATTTATATGTAAAAGCTCGTTTGTGGGGATTTTTCCCTTGGGTGTAAAGGTACCGCCAGGAGAAAGGCGGATGCATGGCACTCGCTCCGGGCGTTTGCAAGCGACCTGCCTGTGGCTATGACCGCGACTGTGTCCCCATCCTGTTCACGCCCAGAGTCAAACGCGACCCGCATCTCTTCTGGTCTACGAACTACAAGTCTCGTTCTTTCTTACACTTAGACTAAGTCCGTGTACTTGTGCTGGGAAATGTAGTATATTCCTCTGCCGTAGCTCTGTGTTCTGATTTACACTGCTGGCTCCAAGTGTCACTTGGAGGTTCACCCACACCGCCTACACGGCGCACTCGGTTCCTTGCACTAGTCTCGCCCCCAAACATGTTTAAGTATTTGTTGGATATATAATACTCCTTAAACTTTGCATGTCATCACACAACAAGACGTAGAGGCACCTGACCCTTGTGCGCAGCGCACGTTAAAAGGGAGTTTTCCTTTCAGAGCGTTAAGGAATTGTCTAGCAGGAGTGTTTTAACTCTCATGGCAGATATGTGTAAATatacaagactattgaactgaaATGCATTATAAATAAAATTGTTAATTGTTGGCTAACCTTTGTAAATGTCCTGTCAGACTATTAATTAATGGGTATTACATGCACAGTCGGTCTCTCCAGCTCAGTCACCAGCGAGCCAGCAAGGTGCGTCTGTGTAAACTTGGCATTGCCAATTCGTGAAGACGGTGGTGTgaaccctgtctctctctctcaccaccagTGCTGGCCGTTCGGATGTTATTGGTAGTTGGTactcgtttattattgtcacatgtaccaagatacggtgaaaaacttcatgttgtctgcaaaccatacagatcatttcatcacatcagtacctcgagggagtacaagggaaaagatatacagatatatatttattagtcacatgtacatggaaacacacagtgaaatgcgtctttttgcgttactgagaatgtgctgggggcagccctcaagtgtcaccactcttccagcgccaacatagcatgcccacagctcctaacccctgcctctttggaatgtgggaggaaacgggagcacctagaggaaacccacgcagacacggaagaacgtacaaacaataacagaatgcagaataaagtgttaaagttacagagaaagtgcaggcagacaataagatgcaaggacataacaaggtagattgtgaggtcaagagtccatcttattgtactagggaaccattcactagtcttataacagcgggatagaagctgtccttgatcctggtggtacgtgctttcaggcttttgtaccttctgcccgatgggagggggggagaagagagaatgttcggggtgggtggggtctttgattatattggctgcaagaagtgtagagtccatggaggggaggctggtttccatgatgcgctgatctgtgtccacaactctctgcagtttcttgcagtcctgggcagagcagttgccgtaccaagccgttaTCACAACATTATTCTGGTTTTGGTCAGAAGTCCTTTCTGACATCAATTTGGATCTATTTaatgtaaaatgaaaacaaaaactgcagatgttggaaatctgaaataaaaacagaaaacactgggaacgctcggcaggtcagggagcatctgtggagagagaagcagtcaatgtttcaggtggaaggctcttcatcagagctgagaaagagaggatgcaaaagagagggagaggagagaacgagggagagagaaatagtgggagagagagaaagagagagagagagagaacaaaagatgACAGGTCTtttacctgaaacgttgaccgttcctctctccacagatgctgcctgaccggctgagtttttccacattttctgcatttatatatTTCTTGGGAGGGCAGGAGGAAAGGCATTGAGCAAAAGTGATACAAATATTAAAACTGGCTATTGAGTTTCACTCTCCATTGAATGGTAACAGAAGAAACACAGGAACTcagagaacaggagcaggagggggCCAATCAGCCCTTCGACCCCTCCCTACTATTCACTGCTATGTCCCCGCACTCTCCAGCTGCTTGGCTCATAGTGAGTGCTCCGCCAGTGGTTATCTCATGAACAAGTTGCACATTGAAAATGAGCAGATTCATTCGCAACTTGTGAAGGGATTTATCGCATCCACTGGCCATTGTTCAAACGCTCTTTGGAGCAAGGTTGGAATTCTGCGCAGGTTACCACTGGGATGTCCCACCTGGAGAGAGGGGTCCCGTCATCGTTGGTCTGGGATGTTGCAGCTCATTCTGCTCCCTCCCTATCCACCAGATGCCTTGTTGGAACAACAGGACTgactcatggagacacaagagactgcagatgctaggatctaaggccaaagaacaaactgctggaagaactgtaagggtcaggcagcatctgtggaggactgTCTCACTGTCATCCCAGAAAGGCTGCCTTCGCCTGCACACAACTGATATTCAGGGTTCTGATGTAGGGGAGGACCTGGGATCTCAGTTGCACCTCACCAGGAGAGTGCGGGCGTTAAATTATCTGATTATCTCACTCAACATTGACATGTCtatcatagagttctacagcacagaaacaggcccttcagcccaaattatccatgctaaccaaggtgcctattTGAGTTAGATATCAGTGAATTTTGTATCTGGCATGTAGTATAGAACAAATGGAGACAACAAGTGCACTGGGTTCTTCTGCTAAACCATTGAGTCCTCACAGTGAGTGATCCATCAGAGAAGTGTTGGTATCTAATCTCATGTAGAATCACTGCCCTGGCAACCTGCCATTGCTTGAAGTTGGGttactatagaacaatacagcacaggaacaggcccttcggcccacaatgttgtgctgaattaattaagctaatgacacctaatcccttctgcctgcacaaggtccatctccctccattctctgcacattcatgtgcctatctaacagcctcttaaacaccactatcatatctgcctccacccccacccctggcagcccattccaggcacccaccactctctgtgtaaaaaacatgccccgcacatctcctttgaactttccccctctcaccttcaatgcatgccccctggtattagacattttgaccctggaaaaagataccagctgtccctccacgtctctcataatcttataaacttctctcaggtctcccttcagcttctgccactccagagaaaacaacccaagtttgtccaacctctccttgtagcacatatCATGTTATTGGTTTGGGACCTCTGTAATCAGTCTGAGGGCATTTTCTGCGACAACCTGTGGCCGGCAGAGTTTACCCAGGGAGAGCCATTTCAGTGCTGGCCATGGTGTGAGGAGGTAGTgaatgtggggaggggagtgtgtgtggtgaTAGATACACAACAGGACACTGGTCATAAATGGGAAGTTCAACCAGAAGCCTCTCTCCAATGGCTGCCTACTGATTCCAGTGGATAGGCCAAGGACATTGAAGGAGAATTCAGCaggcttcacttggagtattgtgttcagttctggtcaccctgttataggaaagatgccattaagctggaaagtgtgcacaaaagatttaccaagatgttgccaggactcgagggactgagttatagagagaggttgagcaggttgggactttattcctttgaacgtaggaaaatgaggggtgatcttatagaggtgtataaaatcatgaggcacgcagtctttttcccagggctggggaatcaagaactagagggcataggtttaaggtgagaggggagagatttaataggaacctgaggggtaacctcttcacccagaaggtggtctttatgtggaatgagctgccagaggaagcaactgagctgggtacaataacaatatttaaaagacatttggacaggtgtgtggatgggaaagggttagagggatacggattgaatgcaggcaaatgcgaccagcttagatgggcatcttggttgacatggacgagttgggccgaagggtctgtttctgtggtaTATGACTTATGACTAGAGGAATGAACTCAAGAGGAATAGATATCCTGCCTCAAAGCCATCACAGGGAGGCTGGATTCACAACACCAGCACAACCCTTGTTGGGGTGTTGTAGACGAGACTCCCAGTGTGGAGTGACAATGCTTTCTGCTGGGAAACCTCACTCTTGGCCAGGGATCTGATTTACACATGGCACTGATTTCATGAGGACTCACTTGTAGTGAGGGGCACACTGTACCAGTAGAGGGAATTTAGGTTTCTAATTCACCGTCCTGCCACCGAGGCTTTGCATTGGTAAAATCACCCTTTATAATTTGCAAACTGTCTACCACTGTACAGCACATCCGATAAACAGAGTGTAGAACTCCCTGCACAATGAAGTGAAGCCATTTCATGTTCAAAATTACTGAATTCATA encodes the following:
- the fam43b gene encoding protein FAM43B, translated to MLPWRRSKAVLVEEEQENRRKAKAWPPYRSLLASLARACPGFWPDCPLRRLGGVFRCRRRKVQLSREQPSHSVRYLGNVVTLRSRGDGCTDDVVDKIWSRSEQGTVGARMQLSISPHGIRLCPADGHSGHLYLLRRITHCGADAQRPKVFAWVYRHQLRNKAVLLRCHAVRLSKAAKARDIALLLLRTSSSAFNDFKRLKRLEDARHRRQQRLGSLALPLVPLRRLLNSECPYRGWRGPPGLGVIAEDVAGEQEDGEADVGGISRRVGSCTLADEAPSPAACSNGSSPASN